In Candidatus Chlorohelix allophototropha, one DNA window encodes the following:
- the phnM gene encoding phosphonate metabolism protein PhnM: MKRTLIKNANLILPDRLIEGGWLLIEGAKIAGWGDSSNCPSRELFQVNASGDFLMPGMIDLHCDSIEKLVEPRPDVHFEPHLALIENDRRMAGCGITTEFHAISLDDNEFGVRSVNFIRDFIHAIKSESNTLVRHEIHARLEVTSKNGYEIISQLIKGNEVSLVSLMDHTPGQGQYTSEESYRSYIRRTIHISEQEIDAVLELKKGQEAEVPNRIENVTRLARKAGIAIASHDDDSPEKVAQLSALGVTISEFPTRMEAARKAHELGLAVCLGAPNVVRGKSSGGNLRAIEAIEAGVCDVLCADYYPSAMLTAVFKLASQHIMNLPEAVRLVTINPASAVGFGAALGTLEEGKLADLILVRVDRHPRVRRLFVSGKERLVHE; the protein is encoded by the coding sequence ATGAAGAGAACGCTTATTAAAAATGCCAACTTGATTTTACCGGATCGCCTGATAGAAGGGGGCTGGTTACTAATAGAAGGAGCTAAAATTGCGGGGTGGGGGGATAGTAGTAACTGTCCTTCCCGTGAGCTTTTTCAGGTCAATGCCAGTGGGGATTTTCTCATGCCGGGCATGATTGATCTGCATTGCGACTCTATTGAGAAACTAGTTGAACCTCGCCCTGATGTCCATTTTGAACCGCATTTGGCTTTGATAGAAAATGACCGTCGGATGGCTGGTTGCGGTATTACCACTGAATTTCACGCCATTTCGCTGGATGACAATGAATTTGGGGTGCGCTCGGTTAATTTTATTCGCGATTTTATTCATGCAATAAAAAGTGAATCTAACACCTTGGTGCGACACGAAATTCATGCTCGGTTGGAAGTAACCAGTAAGAACGGTTATGAAATAATCTCTCAGCTAATTAAAGGAAATGAAGTAAGTCTGGTTTCTTTGATGGATCATACGCCCGGACAAGGACAATACACCAGCGAGGAATCGTACCGGTCTTATATCAGGCGCACTATCCATATTAGTGAGCAGGAAATTGACGCGGTGCTGGAATTAAAAAAAGGGCAGGAAGCTGAAGTACCAAACCGCATCGAGAATGTAACCCGTTTGGCGCGAAAGGCTGGTATCGCTATTGCCAGTCATGACGACGACTCTCCGGAGAAAGTTGCGCAATTGAGCGCCTTGGGTGTCACTATCAGCGAATTTCCCACCAGAATGGAAGCGGCAAGGAAAGCGCATGAACTGGGTTTGGCCGTGTGCCTTGGTGCGCCTAATGTAGTGCGCGGGAAGTCCAGCGGGGGCAACTTACGAGCCATTGAGGCTATAGAGGCAGGCGTATGTGATGTGCTTTGTGCGGATTATTACCCTTCGGCAATGCTCACTGCTGTATTTAAACTAGCCAGTCAGCACATAATGAATTTGCCCGAGGCTGTCCGTCTGGTGACAATAAATCCTGCCAGCGCTGTGGGATTCGGCGCAGCATTGGGTACTTTGGAAGAAGGCAAATTGGCTGATCTTATTTTGGTAAGGGTTGATCGACATCCCAGAGTACGGCGTCTATTTGTATCCGGTAAGGAACGTCTTGTACATGAGTAA
- a CDS encoding metallophosphoesterase family protein has translation MRFVVLGDLHYSVYKTNSLCQIREEFYENLFSSVLEQKPDAVFAIGDTVDNGFPEEFEGLHACARRVGLNFYTVNGNHDLLELPREEVARWTGNRQPYFTLSFDPVTGIANPDTNRFSNLVVLDTVKEKSPKDHGGFVWSEQIAWLKQQIEASENNPIFVFGHHPLKSETLYSSFRMLKVDNSHEIKQVFLRKQTGHGFYFCGHNHANSINRRGNWSFIQTAAPLRTNDFRIIDYTPNQVSLTTVVVKNRNQQNLAKQLTKALGDFLMLPSRGFEADRHLTIPLASQEKSGAELLSNDYYKRVRGRVA, from the coding sequence ATGCGTTTTGTTGTGCTGGGTGATTTGCACTATTCAGTTTACAAAACCAATTCACTATGCCAAATTCGCGAAGAATTTTATGAGAATTTATTTTCCAGCGTGTTGGAACAAAAACCCGATGCTGTTTTTGCTATCGGCGATACTGTAGATAATGGTTTCCCAGAGGAGTTTGAAGGTTTACATGCCTGCGCCCGACGAGTAGGGCTGAATTTCTATACCGTGAACGGTAACCATGACCTCCTTGAACTTCCAAGGGAGGAAGTAGCGCGCTGGACAGGTAACCGCCAGCCCTACTTTACCCTTTCATTTGACCCAGTTACAGGCATTGCCAACCCCGACACTAACCGATTTTCAAATCTTGTTGTTCTGGATACGGTCAAGGAAAAATCTCCAAAAGATCACGGGGGATTTGTCTGGTCTGAACAGATCGCATGGCTGAAACAGCAAATTGAAGCAAGTGAGAATAATCCAATTTTTGTTTTCGGTCATCACCCACTTAAAAGCGAAACTCTGTATTCCAGTTTCAGAATGCTGAAAGTAGATAACAGCCACGAGATAAAACAGGTATTTTTGAGAAAACAGACCGGGCACGGTTTTTATTTTTGTGGGCATAACCACGCCAATAGCATTAATAGGCGGGGAAATTGGTCTTTTATTCAAACTGCCGCTCCACTGCGCACCAATGACTTCCGAATCATTGATTACACTCCTAACCAAGTAAGTCTCACTACTGTAGTAGTAAAAAACAGGAATCAGCAAAACTTGGCAAAGCAATTAACCAAAGCTTTGGGTGATTTTCTCATGCTTCCATCCCGAGGATTTGAGGCAGACCGTCATTTAACCATCCCTCTAGCATCTCAGGAAAAATCGGGGGCAGAATTGCTGTCAAATGATTATTACAAAAGAGTTAGGGGAAGAGTAGCCTAA
- a CDS encoding glycosyltransferase family 4 protein, which produces MQSFNNKKVLVVSESLGPINGVTRATGYLLDYLLRQGIETAALAPNLYGLNQADTWQGCLPVIRLNGYPLVFNPELAVVKPFRMSKVFNSTFTPDIIYMASPASTGLQVWWQLKKSGIPLVANFQTDLAYYARLMLPKPIGKLASWGLERLMTHAFRHPSIKTVLAPSHNSEKYLIELGVPSEKIRLVGRGVDATFFNNSKRNSQLRQKLAPNGELLLLCVSRLSLEKGFEFLAEAYEEISRRALTDQSLPLTKLVITGGNANPNIERNIKSYFESRHLDVNFTGPLSGEPLAEIFASADLFLFPSLTETYGQVIQEAMASGLPVIARGEGGPVDLVIHGKTGFLADPHNKAEFVEYALNLIKDHNLRRNFGNNARNLIEGRNWDAINSQIVQIMEEAIVQNEE; this is translated from the coding sequence TTGCAGTCCTTCAATAATAAAAAGGTTCTGGTTGTTAGTGAGTCTCTTGGTCCGATAAATGGAGTGACTCGGGCAACTGGATATTTGCTAGATTACCTTCTCCGCCAAGGAATCGAAACTGCTGCACTTGCTCCTAACTTATATGGGTTGAACCAAGCAGATACTTGGCAGGGGTGTTTGCCTGTAATTCGTCTCAACGGTTATCCGCTGGTATTTAACCCAGAATTAGCGGTAGTCAAGCCTTTTCGAATGAGCAAGGTTTTTAATTCAACCTTTACCCCGGATATAATCTATATGGCAAGCCCTGCCAGTACCGGGCTTCAGGTTTGGTGGCAGTTAAAGAAAAGCGGCATACCTCTGGTAGCAAATTTCCAGACTGACCTAGCTTATTACGCCCGTTTGATGCTGCCGAAGCCAATTGGCAAACTGGCTAGCTGGGGTCTTGAACGGCTTATGACACATGCTTTTCGGCATCCTTCGATAAAAACTGTGCTAGCGCCCTCCCACAACAGCGAAAAATACCTGATAGAATTGGGAGTTCCTTCTGAAAAAATCCGGCTGGTGGGAAGAGGGGTTGATGCCACTTTCTTCAACAACTCTAAACGAAACTCGCAGTTGCGGCAGAAACTGGCACCAAACGGAGAGTTGCTGCTCTTGTGTGTATCGCGCTTAAGCCTAGAGAAAGGCTTTGAGTTTCTGGCAGAGGCATACGAGGAAATTTCGCGTCGAGCATTGACTGATCAATCGCTTCCACTCACAAAACTGGTTATTACAGGGGGAAATGCCAATCCAAATATAGAGAGAAATATTAAGAGCTATTTCGAGTCGAGACATCTGGATGTGAATTTTACCGGTCCCCTTAGCGGCGAACCATTGGCTGAAATATTTGCTTCGGCTGATCTTTTTTTATTTCCCTCTTTAACTGAAACTTACGGGCAGGTAATTCAGGAAGCAATGGCAAGTGGTTTGCCAGTAATTGCAAGAGGCGAGGGCGGTCCTGTCGACTTAGTTATTCATGGTAAAACAGGTTTCTTGGCAGATCCTCACAATAAGGCAGAATTTGTTGAATATGCTCTGAATCTGATAAAAGATCATAACCTCAGGCGCAACTTTGGGAATAATGCTCGCAACCTGATCGAAGGTAGAAACTGGGATGCGATTAACTCTCAAATTGTACAAATAATGGAAGAAGCCATAGTCCAAAATGAGGAATAA
- a CDS encoding 6-bladed beta-propeller, with protein MRSGKRQGMIGLLFATLLLSALFNPVLHPLFAEESQYFKETGHTVSGKFLDYWRSNGGLPTYGYPITDAQMETDPETGKQFLTQWFERHRLELHPENANTPYDVLLGLLGKQIKTPKAGNVEFVWKIGGDYNGLNNPNGVAVDKQGNIFVADTDNHRIQKFDSTGKFLNRWGSQGNENGRFNSPTGIAVDGMGNVYVVEYYKPRIQKFDGDGEFLAKWGSQGNEDGQFLQPEGIAVDEQGNVFVADTYNHRIQKFDSSGKFLLKWGGEGKGEGQFYQPEAITLDRQGNILVADTRNYRIQKFDGNGKFLFKWGSSGMGAGQLSSVLGIAVDGKGNVYLVNTGINRIEKFDGQGRFILNWGGWGNGDGQVANPWGITVSEQGNIYIADTSNHRIQIFDSNGKFLFKWGSQGSGDGQFNRPSGIAIDGQGNILVAEAGNNRIQKFDSSGKFLFKWGSQGSGDGQFSFPRGIALDEQGNIYVADSYNHRIQKFDSSGKFLTKWGSQGSGDGQFNRPSGIIVDGQGNILVADAGNSRIQKFRQR; from the coding sequence ATGAGAAGCGGGAAGCGTCAGGGGATGATTGGATTATTGTTTGCCACCTTACTACTAAGCGCGTTGTTCAACCCGGTGCTGCACCCGCTGTTTGCGGAAGAGAGCCAGTATTTCAAGGAAACCGGGCATACGGTGAGCGGGAAGTTTTTGGACTATTGGCGCAGCAATGGTGGCTTGCCCACCTATGGCTATCCTATTACTGACGCGCAGATGGAGACCGACCCTGAAACGGGCAAACAATTCCTGACCCAATGGTTCGAGCGGCATAGGCTGGAGTTGCATCCTGAAAATGCCAACACCCCCTATGATGTGTTGCTGGGGCTTTTGGGTAAGCAGATAAAAACCCCCAAGGCTGGAAATGTTGAGTTCGTCTGGAAGATTGGAGGGGATTATAACGGACTTAATAATCCCAATGGAGTTGCAGTAGATAAACAAGGTAATATCTTTGTGGCTGATACTGACAATCATCGCATTCAAAAGTTTGATAGCACTGGGAAATTCCTGAACAGGTGGGGTAGTCAGGGTAATGAGAATGGACGGTTTAATTCTCCTACTGGAATAGCAGTGGATGGAATGGGCAATGTGTATGTTGTTGAATATTATAAGCCTCGAATTCAGAAGTTTGATGGAGATGGGGAATTTCTGGCGAAATGGGGTAGTCAGGGTAATGAGGATGGACAGTTTTTACAACCGGAAGGTATAGCGGTAGATGAGCAGGGTAATGTCTTTGTGGCGGATACCTATAACCATCGCATCCAGAAGTTCGATAGTAGTGGGAAGTTTCTACTCAAGTGGGGTGGCGAGGGTAAAGGCGAGGGGCAGTTTTACCAACCAGAGGCAATAACATTAGATAGGCAAGGTAACATCCTTGTGGCTGACACACGTAATTATCGCATTCAGAAGTTTGACGGGAACGGCAAGTTTTTGTTCAAGTGGGGCAGTAGTGGCATGGGTGCTGGACAGCTTAGCAGTGTACTTGGAATAGCAGTGGATGGAAAGGGTAATGTCTATTTGGTTAATACGGGAATCAATCGTATCGAGAAATTTGACGGGCAAGGTAGATTTATCCTCAACTGGGGAGGTTGGGGTAATGGTGACGGGCAGGTAGCGAATCCATGGGGAATAACAGTAAGTGAACAAGGTAATATCTACATAGCGGATACTTCTAACCATCGCATCCAGATATTTGATAGTAATGGGAAGTTCTTGTTCAAGTGGGGTAGTCAGGGTAGTGGTGATGGACAATTCAACCGTCCCTCTGGAATAGCGATAGATGGGCAGGGTAATATTCTTGTGGCGGAGGCTGGAAATAACCGCATTCAGAAGTTTGATAGTAGTGGGAAGTTCTTGTTCAAGTGGGGTAGTCAGGGTAGTGGTGATGGGCAGTTTAGCTTTCCAAGAGGAATAGCCTTGGATGAACAGGGTAATATCTACGTAGCGGATAGCTATAACCATCGCATCCAGAAGTTTGATAGTAGTGGAAAGTTTCTGACGAAATGGGGTAGCCAGGGTAGTGGTGATGGACAATTCAACCGTCCCTCTGGAATAATTGTGGATGGGCAGGGTAATATCCTTGTGGCGGATGCTGGAAACAGCCGCATTCAGAAGTTCCGACAACGTTAG
- a CDS encoding tyrosine-type recombinase/integrase, translated as MPAPSNAHPYEHAQGLTPEQAKALLKACDRASVKGLRDYALLAFYLYTGRRRSEIAQLCWQDLRAGSEAGKLDYHYTGKGHKSSWREIPPPVWSALQSYLKAAGRLETMRPDSPLFVAPQHQSAEERPLAPITINQIVHRAASLAGLEHIKVHSLRHTAAKLRRRSGADLEEVSQFLDHSSIATTQIYINSLEAVKDVSWQGVEALIGAKSIELITFCIILE; from the coding sequence CTGCCAGCGCCGTCCAACGCCCATCCCTACGAACACGCCCAAGGGCTAACCCCCGAACAAGCTAAGGCGCTGCTAAAAGCCTGCGACCGCGCCAGCGTCAAAGGGCTAAGAGATTACGCCCTATTGGCTTTCTACCTTTACACCGGAAGAAGAAGAAGTGAAATAGCCCAACTGTGCTGGCAAGACCTAAGAGCGGGCAGCGAAGCGGGCAAACTGGACTATCACTACACCGGCAAGGGACACAAAAGCTCTTGGCGAGAAATCCCACCCCCGGTGTGGAGCGCCTTACAGAGCTACCTCAAAGCGGCCGGCAGATTGGAAACCATGCGCCCCGACAGCCCCCTCTTCGTCGCCCCCCAGCATCAAAGCGCCGAGGAACGCCCCCTTGCCCCCATCACTATCAATCAAATAGTGCACCGCGCCGCCAGCCTAGCCGGACTGGAGCATATAAAAGTTCACTCACTCAGGCATACCGCTGCCAAGTTGAGAAGGCGCTCCGGGGCAGACTTAGAAGAGGTCAGCCAATTCCTCGACCATTCCAGCATCGCCACCACCCAGATATACATCAACAGTTTGGAGGCGGTAAAAGACGTGTCATGGCAGGGGGTGGAGGCGCTAATCGGGGCTAAAAGTATAGAATTAATAACCTTTTGTATTATTCTGGAATAG
- a CDS encoding site-specific integrase, with the protein MMDTLLITLQADEWTEAAIRWLEAAEARRGSKRTRNEYEANMRLFMASVSKHPAQITGSDCQRWASDMHQAGLANATIKARLAAVSSFYRFAQRYEVTPGQYLHSFNPASAVQRPSLRTRPRANPRTS; encoded by the coding sequence ATGATGGATACTTTACTGATAACACTCCAGGCAGACGAATGGACCGAAGCGGCTATTCGATGGCTGGAAGCAGCGGAAGCACGCCGGGGCAGCAAACGCACCAGAAACGAATACGAGGCAAACATGCGCCTATTCATGGCTTCGGTGAGCAAACACCCGGCCCAGATAACCGGCTCCGACTGCCAGCGCTGGGCGAGTGATATGCACCAAGCCGGACTGGCTAATGCCACCATCAAAGCTAGACTCGCCGCCGTGAGTAGCTTCTATAGATTCGCCCAAAGATATGAGGTAACGCCCGGACAATACCTGCACAGCTTCAACCCTGCCAGCGCCGTCCAACGCCCATCCCTACGAACACGCCCAAGGGCTAACCCCCGAACAAGCTAA
- a CDS encoding IS4 family transposase: MSDNLRRHRAIKQQLLQLHPQAQGRELQYLTILAMVISGIVGSRHSALPNIAAKVPDKTKRESRIIRMRRLLKNDNFNQKVVYAPFAKQLLSSLCHCPLVLVIDGSQVGAGGMGLVISVVYQGRALPLGWLVVKAKKGHLAQALHIRLLKQVHSLVPSGSQVVFLGDGEFDGCRLLRRLDYYGWQYVCRTAKNSQVWLDEQAHYAISKLGVQPGQVVSQSGVAFSKHEYGPVLVIAVWQKPYREPLYLVSNLALAQEAIRYYKKRFRIETFFSDSKSRGFRLDKSHLDDPKRLERLLLAACLAYLWIVHLGTIALAEGWNRVIHRTERLDLSLFNLGLNLLEHFLNEHLPLPVAFIPFLLEDF; the protein is encoded by the coding sequence ATGAGTGACAACCTTCGCCGACATCGTGCCATAAAACAGCAATTGTTGCAACTCCACCCACAAGCGCAGGGGCGCGAATTACAATATTTAACAATTCTAGCGATGGTGATCAGTGGGATTGTAGGTAGTCGGCATAGTGCGTTGCCTAATATCGCCGCCAAAGTGCCAGATAAAACTAAACGGGAAAGCCGCATCATCCGAATGCGCCGATTGCTCAAAAATGATAACTTTAACCAAAAAGTGGTGTATGCTCCTTTCGCCAAACAATTGCTGAGTAGCCTGTGTCATTGTCCACTGGTACTGGTGATAGATGGCAGTCAGGTTGGTGCTGGTGGAATGGGCTTAGTAATCAGTGTAGTATATCAGGGGCGGGCTTTACCTTTGGGTTGGTTGGTGGTTAAGGCTAAAAAGGGACATTTAGCTCAAGCTTTGCACATCAGATTGTTAAAGCAAGTTCACTCGTTGGTTCCGTCTGGTAGCCAAGTAGTCTTTTTGGGTGATGGTGAATTCGATGGCTGTCGTTTGTTAAGACGGTTAGATTATTACGGTTGGCAGTATGTCTGTCGTACTGCTAAAAATAGCCAGGTCTGGTTGGATGAACAAGCTCATTATGCCATCAGTAAGTTAGGGGTTCAGCCTGGTCAGGTAGTGAGTCAGAGCGGCGTAGCATTCAGCAAACACGAGTACGGACCAGTACTGGTCATAGCGGTCTGGCAAAAGCCTTACCGTGAGCCACTTTATCTGGTGAGTAATTTGGCTCTAGCCCAGGAAGCAATCCGGTACTACAAAAAGAGGTTTAGGATTGAAACCTTCTTTTCCGATAGCAAGAGCCGAGGGTTTCGGCTGGACAAGAGCCATTTGGATGACCCTAAACGGCTAGAAAGGTTATTGTTAGCGGCTTGTCTGGCTTATCTTTGGATTGTACATCTGGGTACGATAGCTTTAGCTGAAGGCTGGAACCGGGTCATTCATCGCACCGAACGACTGGATTTGAGCCTGTTCAATTTAGGTTTGAACCTGCTTGAGCATTTTTTGAATGAACATTTACCCTTACCAGTCGCCTTTATCCCTTTTCTTTTAGAGGATTTCTAA
- a CDS encoding recombinase family protein, giving the protein MLLSQLTSSKITPQHFNRQALIYVRQSTLAQVRQNTGSTSRQYDLKQRALKLGWQPECIIIIDDDLGRSGTSALNRDGFQWLVAQVGLGLAGAVLCLEASRLARSCSDWYRLLEICALTDTLVIDEEGVYDPGQYNDRLLLGFKGTMSEAELHWIRQRMDGGKLAKAQKGELQQPLPVGLVYDPLGRIVLDPDEQIAGAVRLVFNLFDQYGSALAVVRHFNQQGLKFPTRPRLGSRESQHQQFLSQSQATPRWEPLKHGRVRSILHNPFYAGAYVYGRLRQIKTVETQKLDSPTKTRLVRLKPSEWPIVFLEHHPGYITWLQFLKNEQQLDQNRTYRFEERAGAIRKGAALLQGLLRCGKCGRRMRVNYLGNIQGPLYVCNEERIRFGGNMCQTIRGDGIDEAVARCFLAALQLAQLEISLAAIAQLETQAQQFEQQWKLSLERAEYEANLAQRRFMAVEPENRLVARSLEKDWNEKLARLEKLQQEYLAKAKLQAEVTSLSGEEREKILALAQNVPAVWYAATTTQAERKQLLRFLIKSVTLLKREEEGTVDLDICWQTEAHTVLKVKAPVLSCNKYRTDINLLDKVRQLAVDHTDGQILQILNEQGWKNSHGQPLSVARVRGIRRDFGIFLGSPERPGKLGISQRSDGRYTVEAVAKILQVDPSTVNDWCVAGRLDNVQLRKGGTRWIKLSSEEIAELGRSILRHKHKRN; this is encoded by the coding sequence ATGCTACTTAGCCAGCTTACTAGTTCAAAGATTACACCTCAGCACTTCAATCGGCAGGCTTTGATCTATGTCCGCCAGTCTACCCTGGCCCAAGTCCGTCAAAATACCGGTAGTACTTCTCGCCAATATGATCTTAAGCAACGTGCCCTTAAGTTAGGCTGGCAGCCTGAGTGTATCATAATTATTGATGATGACCTGGGGCGCTCCGGTACCTCGGCACTTAATCGGGATGGTTTTCAATGGTTGGTTGCCCAGGTGGGATTAGGTTTGGCTGGAGCAGTATTGTGTCTGGAAGCCTCTCGTTTAGCTCGCTCTTGTAGTGATTGGTATCGTTTACTCGAGATTTGTGCTTTGACCGATACGCTGGTTATTGACGAAGAAGGTGTTTATGATCCTGGTCAGTACAATGACCGTCTGCTTCTAGGTTTTAAGGGTACTATGAGCGAAGCAGAATTACATTGGATCCGTCAGAGAATGGACGGTGGTAAACTGGCTAAAGCCCAGAAAGGTGAACTTCAACAGCCTTTGCCAGTTGGTCTTGTTTATGATCCGCTTGGCCGAATTGTGCTAGATCCGGATGAGCAAATAGCTGGCGCAGTCAGGCTTGTTTTCAATTTGTTTGACCAATACGGTTCGGCCCTGGCGGTAGTCAGGCATTTCAATCAACAAGGCTTAAAATTTCCCACCCGCCCCCGGCTGGGGTCAAGAGAGAGCCAGCACCAGCAATTTCTATCGCAATCTCAGGCCACTCCGCGTTGGGAACCTTTGAAGCATGGCAGAGTTAGAAGTATTTTACACAACCCATTTTATGCGGGAGCTTATGTTTATGGCCGGTTGCGTCAAATTAAAACTGTTGAAACTCAAAAGTTAGATAGCCCTACTAAAACTCGTCTGGTTAGACTTAAACCATCGGAATGGCCAATTGTCTTTTTAGAACATCACCCTGGTTACATTACCTGGCTGCAATTTCTTAAAAATGAGCAGCAATTAGATCAGAATCGTACTTACCGCTTTGAGGAGCGTGCCGGAGCCATCCGAAAAGGGGCAGCCTTACTACAAGGCTTATTACGCTGTGGTAAGTGTGGAAGAAGGATGCGGGTAAATTATCTGGGTAATATACAGGGTCCACTCTATGTTTGTAATGAAGAGCGGATCAGATTTGGTGGGAATATGTGCCAAACTATTCGTGGAGATGGTATAGATGAAGCAGTAGCAAGGTGCTTTTTAGCTGCTCTGCAACTGGCTCAATTAGAGATTTCGCTAGCTGCTATTGCCCAACTTGAAACACAAGCCCAACAATTCGAGCAGCAGTGGAAATTAAGTCTGGAACGAGCAGAATATGAGGCAAATTTAGCGCAACGCAGGTTTATGGCAGTAGAACCAGAAAACCGCTTAGTAGCCCGTAGTCTGGAAAAAGACTGGAATGAAAAGTTAGCTAGGCTGGAAAAATTACAGCAGGAATACCTTGCTAAAGCGAAACTTCAAGCGGAAGTTACATCCTTAAGTGGAGAAGAGCGTGAAAAGATATTGGCTTTAGCCCAAAATGTTCCAGCTGTTTGGTATGCAGCCACCACTACGCAAGCGGAACGCAAACAGCTCTTGCGGTTTCTAATTAAGTCAGTTACCCTACTAAAAAGAGAAGAGGAAGGCACAGTAGATCTGGATATTTGCTGGCAAACCGAGGCTCATACGGTCCTTAAAGTTAAGGCCCCAGTATTATCTTGCAATAAATACCGGACTGACATCAATCTATTGGACAAAGTCCGCCAACTAGCAGTTGATCATACCGATGGGCAAATTCTGCAAATATTGAACGAACAAGGTTGGAAGAACTCCCATGGTCAGCCTCTCAGCGTCGCACGGGTCAGGGGAATACGTCGAGATTTTGGAATTTTCTTAGGCTCACCTGAACGACCGGGGAAACTAGGAATAAGCCAACGCAGTGATGGACGTTATACAGTAGAAGCAGTTGCGAAAATATTACAGGTAGATCCAAGTACAGTAAATGATTGGTGTGTAGCGGGGCGATTGGACAATGTTCAATTACGAAAAGGTGGAACCCGGTGGATCAAATTAAGTTCAGAAGAAATAGCCGAGTTAGGTCGGTCAATATTACGTCATAAACATAAAAGGAATTGA
- a CDS encoding IS3 family transposase: protein MNLTLECARRGYCEHYEAALVDIYSRKVVGWSMGANRDEALVERALVMALERRKLGKGLLHHTDRGSQYTSRGYRGLLEQYGIETSMSRKGDCWDNALIESFFGTLKVECTDRYNFKTMTEVRTVIFEYMEVFYNRQRLHSALGFMTPTEFELLPV from the coding sequence TTGAACTTAACCCTAGAATGTGCGAGAAGGGGGTATTGTGAACATTATGAGGCAGCCCTGGTAGATATATATTCGAGAAAAGTGGTGGGTTGGTCGATGGGCGCCAACCGGGATGAAGCGTTGGTGGAAAGAGCTTTGGTTATGGCATTGGAGCGACGTAAACTGGGAAAGGGTCTTTTACATCATACCGATCGAGGTAGCCAATACACCAGTAGGGGTTACCGAGGATTGCTGGAGCAGTACGGGATCGAAACCAGTATGAGCCGAAAGGGTGATTGTTGGGACAATGCTCTCATAGAAAGCTTCTTTGGGACATTGAAAGTGGAATGTACAGATCGTTATAATTTTAAGACTATGACAGAGGTTAGAACAGTTATTTTCGAATATATGGAAGTATTTTACAATCGGCAGCGGCTACATTCGGCGTTGGGTTTTATGACACCTACAGAATTTGAACTATTGCCTGTCTGA